The Suricata suricatta isolate VVHF042 chromosome 4, meerkat_22Aug2017_6uvM2_HiC, whole genome shotgun sequence genome includes a region encoding these proteins:
- the SNRNP27 gene encoding U4/U6.U5 small nuclear ribonucleoprotein 27 kDa protein has product MGRSRSRSPRRERRRSRSTSRERERRRRERSRSRERDRRRSRSRSPHRRRSRSPRRHRSTSPSPSRLKERRDEEKKETKETKSKERQITEEDLEGKTEEEIEMMKLMGFASFDSTKGKKVDGSVNAYAINVSQKRKYRQYMNRKGGFNRPLDFIA; this is encoded by the exons ATGGGTCGCAGCCGCAGCCGCTCTCCACGGAGGG AGCGCAGGCGGTCACGGTCCACATCTCGTGAGAGAGAACGCAGGCGCCGAGAAAGGTCCCGGTCCCGGGAGAGGGATCGTCGAAGGAGCCGCTCTCGATCCCCGCACAGAAGACGCTCCAG ATCCCCAAGACGGCATAGATCCACATCCCCGTCTCCTTCTCgactgaaagaaagaagagatgaggaaaagaaagaaacaaaagaaacaaagagcaaaGAACGTCAGATTACGG AGGAGGACTTAGAGGgcaaaacagaggaagaaattgaaatGATGAAGTTAATGGGATTTGCCTCTTTTGACTCCACAAAA GGAAAAAAGGTGGATGGCTCTGTAAATGCCTATGCCATAAATGTGTCTCAGAAGAGGAAGTACAG GCAGTATATGAATCGGAAAGGCGGATTCAACAGACCTTTGGATTTCATTGCATGA